A genome region from Acidimicrobiales bacterium includes the following:
- a CDS encoding queuosine precursor transporter, protein MATTDLADRRDPPAPADVASRAAVIAVAVYIGAQVVADVTSVKIGVVFDRSVDMGTFVYPITFTVRDVVHKVLGRSAARTLVVTAAAVNLAMAAYLTWTAGVASDPGWGLGGEYSAVLAPVWRITLASIAAEVLSELADTEAYHWFVTRVTTRRQWARVLFSNSISVPIDNVAFALGAFAWTLPWGVVWDVFTVNLVVKGLVTVASFPLIYLTADRSVEVPSRPPSRH, encoded by the coding sequence GTGGCGACCACCGACCTCGCCGACCGGCGCGACCCGCCCGCTCCCGCCGACGTCGCCAGCCGGGCCGCCGTCATCGCCGTCGCCGTCTACATCGGCGCCCAGGTGGTGGCCGACGTGACCAGCGTGAAGATCGGGGTGGTCTTCGACCGCTCCGTCGACATGGGCACGTTCGTGTACCCGATCACGTTCACGGTCAGGGACGTGGTCCACAAGGTGCTCGGCCGGAGCGCGGCGCGCACGCTGGTCGTCACCGCGGCGGCGGTCAACCTGGCGATGGCCGCCTACCTGACGTGGACGGCCGGGGTGGCGAGCGACCCGGGCTGGGGCCTCGGCGGGGAGTACTCGGCGGTCCTCGCGCCCGTCTGGCGCATCACGCTGGCGTCGATCGCGGCCGAGGTCCTGAGCGAGCTGGCCGACACCGAGGCCTACCACTGGTTCGTCACGAGGGTGACGACCCGGCGCCAGTGGGCCAGGGTGCTGTTCAGCAACTCGATCAGCGTCCCGATCGACAACGTCGCCTTCGCGCTCGGCGCGTTCGCGTGGACGCTCCCGTGGGGCGTCGTCTGGGACGTCTTCACGGTCAACCTCGTCGTGAAGGGCCTGGTGACCGTGGCCAGCTTCCCCTTGATCTATCTGACAGCGGATCGCAGCGTCGAGGTGCCGTCACGCCCACCGTCGCGGCACTAG
- a CDS encoding BMP family ABC transporter substrate-binding protein codes for MALALFLALALLAAACGEDDDSNEEGGSDTTAAAGDDGGEGGDAADFSACQVTDTGGVDDRSFNQTAFAGVEQAESELGIEGSVLESQAESDFEPNINAFLQQECDLIVTVGFLLGDATQAAAEANPDQKFAIVDVDFFDTDAGEDISYDNVRELTFSTDQAAFLAGYVAAGMTESGTLGTYGGINIPPVTIFMNGFEAGMNYYNEQKGTDVQLIGWSSEDQDGLFTGDFEDQDKGRQVTESLLDEGADIIMPVAGPVGLGSVEAVRADGGDAKLIWVDTDGCESAPDACDLLLTSVMKNMDVAVFDTIESAVNDEFEGGLYTGTLENEGVGLAPYHEFEEQVPQELKDEVEQLQQDIIDGTVTVGG; via the coding sequence GTGGCACTCGCCCTCTTCCTCGCCCTCGCCCTCCTGGCGGCGGCGTGCGGTGAGGACGACGACAGCAACGAGGAGGGCGGCAGCGACACGACCGCCGCGGCGGGCGACGACGGGGGCGAGGGCGGCGACGCCGCCGACTTCAGCGCCTGCCAGGTCACCGACACCGGCGGCGTCGACGACCGCTCGTTCAACCAGACGGCCTTCGCGGGGGTCGAGCAGGCCGAGTCCGAGCTGGGCATCGAGGGCAGCGTCCTCGAGTCCCAGGCCGAGTCGGACTTCGAGCCGAACATCAACGCCTTCCTCCAGCAGGAGTGCGACCTGATCGTCACGGTGGGCTTCCTGCTGGGCGACGCCACCCAGGCCGCCGCCGAGGCCAACCCGGACCAGAAGTTCGCCATCGTGGACGTCGACTTCTTCGACACCGACGCCGGCGAGGACATCAGCTACGACAACGTCCGCGAGCTGACGTTCAGCACCGACCAGGCCGCCTTCCTCGCCGGGTACGTCGCCGCCGGCATGACCGAGTCGGGCACGCTCGGCACCTACGGCGGCATCAACATCCCGCCGGTCACGATCTTCATGAACGGCTTCGAGGCCGGGATGAACTACTACAACGAGCAGAAGGGCACCGACGTCCAGCTCATCGGCTGGAGCTCGGAGGACCAGGACGGCCTGTTCACCGGCGACTTCGAGGACCAGGACAAGGGCCGCCAGGTGACCGAGTCGCTGCTCGACGAGGGCGCCGACATCATCATGCCGGTGGCCGGCCCCGTCGGCCTCGGCTCGGTCGAGGCCGTGCGGGCCGACGGCGGCGACGCCAAGCTCATCTGGGTCGACACCGACGGCTGCGAGAGCGCGCCGGACGCCTGCGACCTGCTGCTCACGAGCGTCATGAAGAACATGGACGTCGCCGTGTTCGACACGATCGAGTCGGCCGTCAACGACGAGTTCGAGGGCGGGCTCTACACCGGCACGCTCGAGAACGAGGGCGTGGGCCTCGCCCCGTACCACGAGTTCGAGGAGCAGGTGCCCCAGGAGCTGAAGGACGAGGTGGAGCAGCTCCAGCAGGACATCATCGACGGCACGGTCACGGTCGGCGGCTGA